Proteins encoded within one genomic window of Phormidium ambiguum IAM M-71:
- the drmB gene encoding DUF1998 domain-containing protein, whose protein sequence is MTTNQSSSRNKVGELRPSQILFSSGIGSVVDLPNLSTMVMGLDDWDITHASELGEERLLAAVRRELGNQVKKLLTPPVASESSSTILDESVKIGIPVSPFPTWALCPQCRLLAPLKSGLFQLKTDRYRPDQNRYVHSNCPKGKYPPTVIPARFLVACQHGHLDDFPWHYFVHKGNSNCKGSLRLYEYGVSGSATDIEVKCDTCNASRRMSDAFGELGKKNMPQCRGRNPHLRSFDEDGCTQQMKSILLGASNSWFPITLSVLSIPTTINQLGQLVEKHWMVLEKAIAIEILAAFRQIGQLKEFAKYSDTEIWQEIEGKRKGTNEADPIDVKDIKTPEWQVFSQANTNLNNADFWLTPVAAPKNYESYFEKVVLVERLREVRALVGFTRIESPGDYAETGELPEEYWASLSRSVPKWVPASEVRGEGIFIQFREQAIQHWLSSTPRLKTYDQQSLEAHRLWRRARSLEPLDANYPGVRYILLHSFAHALMRQLAIECGYTAASLRERIYSKYPNEDNGPMAGVLLYTAAPDSEGTLGGLVSLGEPNTLGRHIDQALEQMRLCASDPLCAEHTPLQNTTSLHWAACHACLFSPETSCERGNKYLDRTLLIPTMKSDLNELAFFKFN, encoded by the coding sequence ATGACAACAAATCAATCTTCATCTAGAAACAAAGTCGGAGAATTACGACCCAGCCAAATTTTATTTTCTTCAGGAATAGGTTCAGTTGTAGACTTACCCAACCTTTCAACAATGGTAATGGGATTAGATGACTGGGACATTACCCACGCCTCCGAATTAGGAGAAGAACGCTTGCTAGCAGCTGTGCGACGAGAACTAGGCAATCAAGTTAAAAAACTACTAACACCACCTGTTGCTTCAGAGTCTAGCAGTACCATTCTTGATGAAAGCGTCAAAATAGGAATTCCCGTTTCACCATTCCCAACTTGGGCGTTATGCCCCCAATGCCGATTACTCGCTCCTCTAAAATCGGGATTATTCCAGCTAAAAACAGACCGCTATCGACCCGACCAAAATCGTTACGTGCATAGCAACTGCCCGAAAGGAAAATATCCACCAACTGTTATCCCTGCTAGATTTCTAGTTGCTTGCCAGCACGGACATTTAGATGATTTTCCCTGGCACTACTTTGTACATAAAGGTAACAGTAATTGCAAAGGTTCTCTTCGCCTCTACGAGTATGGAGTTTCCGGTTCAGCTACCGATATCGAGGTCAAATGCGATACTTGTAATGCTTCTCGTCGGATGTCCGATGCTTTTGGCGAATTAGGTAAGAAAAATATGCCCCAGTGTCGGGGACGTAATCCACATCTACGCAGCTTCGATGAAGATGGATGCACTCAACAAATGAAGAGTATATTGCTGGGCGCATCAAATAGCTGGTTTCCTATAACGCTTTCTGTTCTCTCCATTCCAACAACCATCAATCAACTTGGACAACTGGTGGAAAAACATTGGATGGTGTTAGAAAAAGCGATCGCAATTGAAATTCTCGCTGCTTTCCGCCAAATCGGTCAACTCAAAGAATTTGCTAAATATTCAGACACAGAAATCTGGCAAGAAATAGAGGGTAAACGTAAAGGAACGAATGAAGCAGACCCGATTGATGTTAAAGATATTAAAACTCCAGAATGGCAAGTTTTTTCCCAAGCTAATACTAATTTAAATAATGCTGACTTTTGGTTAACGCCTGTTGCTGCCCCTAAAAATTACGAATCATATTTTGAAAAAGTGGTATTAGTAGAACGCTTGCGAGAAGTTCGTGCCTTGGTAGGTTTTACTCGCATCGAATCCCCTGGCGATTATGCTGAAACGGGAGAATTACCCGAAGAATACTGGGCATCTTTAAGTCGCTCTGTGCCTAAATGGGTGCCAGCCTCAGAGGTGCGCGGTGAAGGCATTTTTATTCAATTTCGAGAACAAGCAATACAACATTGGTTATCCAGTACGCCCCGATTAAAAACTTACGACCAACAAAGCCTAGAAGCCCATCGCCTTTGGCGCAGAGCACGTTCTCTGGAACCTCTTGATGCCAACTACCCTGGCGTTCGTTATATTTTGCTTCATTCTTTCGCTCACGCATTGATGCGGCAACTGGCGATCGAATGTGGCTACACTGCTGCTAGCCTACGCGAACGCATTTACTCAAAATATCCCAATGAAGACAATGGCCCAATGGCAGGCGTGTTGCTTTATACGGCTGCACCAGACAGCGAAGGTACGCTAGGAGGATTGGTAAGTTTAGGCGAACCTAATACTTTGGGTCGTCACATTGACCAAGCGCTAGAACAAATGCGTCTGTGTGCTTCTGACCCCTTATGTGCAGAACACACTCCCTTACAAAATACAACATCCTTACATTGGGCAGCTTGCCATGCTTGTCTGTTCAGTCCAGAAACATCCTGCGAACGGGGTAATAAATATCTCGATCGCACTTTGTTAATTCCTACGATGAAATCTGATTTAAATGAACTAGCATTCTTCAAATTTAATTAA
- a CDS encoding ribonuclease III domain-containing protein translates to MSEFQQLTPKIEQRILEFAKLIDIPNFTNIKTLTIALIHPSRSYEIDISNEVKDWLEKFHKRLAHLGDAIYNAIVTDCLFETYPNYSIADLTESKKLLVNKSLLFEFAKELKLQEFCFLGKSEQGKSIEEQEKLFAEMFKAVFGAIYLEFDRDFSKSRNWLCDRFLNQAIEKLLENEDDEDEDYEFDEYYYSGTVTEDEYLSMIGYG, encoded by the coding sequence ATGAGTGAATTTCAGCAATTAACACCCAAAATCGAACAGCGAATCCTTGAATTCGCCAAATTAATTGATATTCCCAATTTTACAAATATAAAAACGCTAACTATAGCTTTAATCCATCCATCACGTAGTTACGAAATTGATATATCAAACGAGGTAAAAGACTGGTTAGAAAAGTTCCACAAACGATTAGCACATTTAGGTGATGCTATTTACAATGCAATTGTTACAGATTGTTTATTTGAAACTTACCCTAATTATTCTATTGCTGATTTAACTGAAAGTAAAAAACTTCTTGTTAATAAATCATTGCTATTCGAGTTTGCCAAAGAATTAAAGTTACAAGAGTTTTGCTTTTTGGGTAAAAGCGAGCAAGGAAAATCAATAGAAGAACAAGAAAAACTTTTTGCTGAAATGTTTAAAGCTGTATTTGGCGCAATCTACTTAGAATTCGATCGTGACTTTTCAAAATCGCGAAATTGGCTTTGCGATCGCTTTCTTAATCAAGCGATTGAGAAACTTTTGGAGAATGAAGATGATGAAGACGAAGATTATGAATTTGATGAGTATTATTATAGCGGTACTGTAACGGAGGATGAATACCTAAGTATGATCGGGTATGGCTAG
- the drmA gene encoding DISARM system helicase DrmA, producing MNIIQLPAVLPGNLDLAAINQKLKNGNTQLDWSSVVSAPERHLAILLKGLDLINDAEVLDLESSTMSDTIAAEIIRFFDNQQKKTKRFTCQKPSQIDPISAKQGNLFETQFIPCQTQETDGQGKLIEMQFVPTVSEDNAELQTEIPKIETLQSSILEPASYYQIRAELEQAVLDDLLGPAGGENEEIDEQRVSDRYLVGLLAPTQRRIRPEELEETPEQIDELAVSGSGTAEEGTTESSIPPAEKMFPSSMGMTFCVDGTAKAIKVKAGWGQYDRIASETIFKEDGKSPKTVWKRTPIVGISNPILLKVGNIPPWIIHPDYEDVIVSGLIRKQGEDWIVTLFLVNGQKEPERLVDKAWLFQPELSVESADNHQPDIFIKRQQKRQLGKLDPALFAEEQAMAMLYRDCVEFAVGHGTGVHAETLPGNPHRAIRLSTKVVPAYEVPQTTPPTIAEIPGLAGLVLDMKELAEISDLSTALSSLTTAYADWIFQQTAKISDPASGLTDYQDAAKTAMENCDRTLQRIQAGIDLLQTDNNAAEAFRFMNRAMWQQRIHSIYAENKRRGEDIEIEKIDVPKNRTWRPFQLAFILLNLPSITQLDHIDRCHPTEAIADLLWFPTGGGKTEAYLGLTAYTIGLRRLQGTIAGRSGEAGVAVLMRYTLRLLTLQQFQRATALICACEEIRRQDEQKWGKEPFRIGLWVGMKTTPNRTEQSDEFLKQKLGQYQSASSGSPHQLTNCPWCGSKIDPGKQHIKVESFAKGQGRTLIYCGDALGRCLFTQRQSPTEGLPIVVVDEEIYRRLPTLLIATVDKFAQMPWNGAVQMLFGQVDGYCTRHGFRSPEIDDSDSHPSKYGLPSAKTIPTNPLRPPDLIIQDELHLISGPLGTLVGLYETAVDKLASWEVNGKIVRPKVIASTATIRQARDQVHNLFLRQVQVFPPQGLDIKDNFFSCQRPPSEDYPGRRYLGICATGRRLKAALIRVYTAVLAASQYLFEKEGDRVDPWMTLVGYFNSMRELGGTRRLVDDDIQSRLGKTDRRGLAKRLRIEVEELTSRKNSTDIPIVLDWLETPFSSDKSQKNNRRKPLDVLLATNMISVGVDVKRLGVMVVTGQPKTTAEYIQATSRVGRTFPGLVFTVYNWARPRDLSHYEQFEHYHATFYQHVEALSITPFAPRAIDRGLAALLVSLVRLAGSELNLNDKAGRISRHHPYVQAAIDAICDRAWAVGDAKTRDLVKQELEAKLDYWLEVAANSVGGSILGYQTKKDGVTLGLLEQPGQSNWQPFTCLNSLRNVEPSIGLILDERIPDDDSRPLQSINEIISS from the coding sequence ATGAATATTATTCAACTTCCGGCTGTACTTCCTGGCAATTTGGATTTAGCAGCGATTAATCAAAAATTAAAAAATGGGAATACTCAATTAGATTGGAGTAGCGTAGTTTCTGCACCAGAACGACATCTTGCCATCTTACTAAAAGGTTTAGATTTAATAAATGATGCGGAAGTCTTGGATTTAGAAAGCAGCACTATGTCCGATACTATAGCTGCTGAAATTATCCGTTTTTTCGATAATCAACAGAAAAAAACGAAAAGGTTTACCTGCCAAAAACCTTCTCAGATCGATCCTATAAGTGCCAAACAAGGCAATCTTTTTGAAACTCAATTCATTCCTTGTCAAACTCAAGAAACAGACGGACAAGGAAAACTTATAGAAATGCAATTCGTTCCTACCGTTAGTGAAGACAATGCAGAATTACAGACTGAAATACCTAAGATAGAAACTTTGCAGTCTTCTATCTTAGAACCTGCAAGCTATTATCAAATTCGGGCAGAATTAGAACAAGCGGTATTAGATGATTTACTTGGCCCTGCTGGGGGAGAAAATGAAGAAATAGACGAACAGCGAGTAAGCGATCGCTACCTTGTCGGACTCCTCGCACCCACGCAGCGACGCATTAGACCGGAAGAATTAGAAGAAACGCCAGAACAAATAGACGAATTGGCAGTTTCCGGTAGCGGTACAGCAGAAGAAGGCACCACTGAAAGTAGCATTCCCCCTGCTGAAAAAATGTTTCCCTCATCAATGGGGATGACTTTTTGCGTTGATGGAACTGCCAAAGCAATTAAAGTAAAAGCAGGTTGGGGACAGTACGATCGCATTGCCAGCGAAACAATTTTCAAAGAAGATGGTAAAAGTCCTAAAACCGTCTGGAAACGCACGCCAATAGTCGGTATTTCTAATCCAATACTTCTCAAAGTAGGAAATATTCCCCCTTGGATAATTCATCCTGATTATGAAGATGTAATCGTCTCAGGATTAATTCGCAAACAAGGCGAAGATTGGATAGTAACTTTATTCTTAGTTAACGGACAAAAAGAACCAGAAAGATTAGTCGATAAAGCTTGGTTATTCCAACCAGAACTCAGCGTCGAATCTGCCGATAATCATCAACCCGACATCTTTATTAAAAGGCAACAAAAACGCCAACTTGGTAAACTCGACCCCGCCTTATTTGCAGAAGAACAAGCAATGGCGATGCTGTACCGCGACTGCGTAGAATTCGCTGTCGGACATGGTACAGGCGTACACGCCGAAACGCTACCCGGAAACCCCCATCGCGCCATTCGTCTTTCTACCAAAGTCGTTCCCGCCTACGAAGTTCCCCAAACAACACCGCCAACAATTGCCGAAATCCCCGGACTGGCGGGATTAGTTTTAGATATGAAAGAACTGGCAGAAATTTCTGATTTATCAACTGCTTTAAGTTCTTTAACGACTGCTTATGCCGATTGGATTTTTCAACAAACTGCCAAAATTTCCGACCCTGCCTCTGGTTTAACAGATTATCAGGATGCAGCTAAAACAGCAATGGAAAATTGCGATCGCACTCTCCAACGCATCCAAGCTGGAATCGATTTGCTGCAAACAGATAACAACGCCGCCGAAGCTTTCCGCTTTATGAATCGCGCCATGTGGCAACAGAGGATTCACTCAATTTATGCGGAAAATAAAAGACGCGGTGAAGATATTGAAATAGAGAAAATTGATGTTCCGAAAAATCGCACTTGGCGACCCTTTCAATTAGCATTTATTTTGCTTAATCTTCCCAGTATTACTCAATTAGATCATATAGATAGGTGTCATCCTACAGAAGCGATCGCAGATTTACTTTGGTTCCCCACAGGCGGCGGTAAAACCGAAGCATATTTAGGATTAACAGCATACACCATTGGTTTGAGAAGATTGCAAGGAACCATTGCCGGACGTTCTGGTGAAGCAGGCGTTGCCGTTCTCATGCGCTACACTCTCCGCCTATTGACATTACAACAATTCCAACGCGCTACCGCCTTAATTTGTGCCTGCGAAGAAATCCGCCGCCAAGATGAACAAAAATGGGGAAAAGAACCCTTCCGAATTGGGTTATGGGTGGGAATGAAAACCACCCCAAATCGTACCGAACAAAGCGATGAATTTCTCAAACAAAAACTCGGACAATACCAATCCGCTAGCAGCGGTTCTCCCCATCAATTAACAAATTGTCCTTGGTGTGGTTCTAAAATAGACCCAGGCAAACAACATATTAAAGTTGAATCTTTCGCCAAGGGACAAGGACGTACTTTAATTTACTGCGGCGATGCTTTAGGAAGATGTTTATTTACCCAAAGACAATCCCCCACTGAAGGTTTACCCATCGTCGTTGTAGACGAAGAAATTTATCGCCGTTTGCCAACATTGCTGATTGCAACTGTTGATAAATTTGCCCAAATGCCTTGGAATGGTGCAGTGCAAATGCTATTCGGACAAGTAGATGGATACTGCACTCGTCACGGTTTTCGTTCTCCCGAAATAGATGATTCTGACTCCCATCCAAGTAAATACGGACTTCCCAGCGCTAAAACAATTCCTACTAATCCCTTGCGACCGCCAGATTTAATTATTCAAGATGAATTACACTTAATTAGCGGCCCTTTAGGAACTCTGGTCGGACTTTATGAAACCGCCGTTGATAAACTAGCATCTTGGGAAGTTAATGGTAAAATTGTTCGTCCCAAAGTGATAGCTTCTACTGCGACAATTCGACAGGCGCGTGACCAAGTACACAACCTATTTTTGCGCCAAGTACAAGTTTTTCCACCCCAAGGATTAGATATTAAAGATAACTTTTTTTCCTGCCAACGTCCGCCTTCAGAAGATTATCCAGGTCGGCGATATTTAGGCATCTGTGCCACCGGAAGACGATTAAAAGCAGCATTAATTCGGGTTTATACAGCAGTATTAGCAGCATCGCAATACTTATTTGAAAAAGAAGGCGATCGCGTTGACCCTTGGATGACCTTAGTTGGTTATTTTAACTCAATGCGGGAATTAGGGGGAACTAGGCGTTTAGTTGATGATGATATCCAATCTCGCTTGGGAAAAACCGATCGCAGAGGTTTAGCAAAACGTTTGCGAATTGAAGTAGAAGAACTCACCTCCCGGAAAAATTCTACCGATATTCCCATCGTATTGGATTGGTTAGAAACGCCCTTTTCTTCAGATAAATCTCAGAAAAACAATAGACGCAAACCTTTAGATGTTTTACTAGCTACCAACATGATTTCTGTTGGTGTAGACGTAAAACGTTTAGGGGTAATGGTAGTAACAGGACAACCCAAAACTACCGCTGAATATATTCAAGCAACCTCGCGGGTAGGGCGCACCTTCCCTGGTTTAGTGTTCACAGTTTATAACTGGGCGCGACCCAGAGATTTATCTCATTACGAACAATTTGAACATTATCATGCTACCTTCTACCAGCACGTTGAAGCGCTTTCAATTACTCCCTTTGCCCCCCGCGCGATCGATCGAGGATTAGCTGCTTTATTAGTTTCCTTAGTGCGATTAGCAGGTAGCGAACTAAACCTCAATGATAAAGCCGGAAGAATTTCCCGACATCATCCTTACGTGCAAGCTGCTATTGATGCAATTTGCGATCGGGCTTGGGCGGTAGGAGATGCCAAAACTCGCGACTTAGTGAAACAGGAACTAGAAGCCAAACTCGACTATTGGCTGGAGGTAGCAGCCAATTCAGTTGGGGGAAGCATTTTAGGATATCAAACTAAGAAAGATGGCGTTACCCTTGGGCTATTGGAACAACCCGGACAAAGCAATTGGCAACCTTTTACTTGCTTAAATTCTTTGCGAAATGTAGAACCGAGCATTGGGTTAATTTTAGACGAGCGCATTCCCGATGATGACTCCCGCCCACTCCAAAGTATAAACGAAATCATAAGTTCGTAG
- the drmC gene encoding DISARM system phospholipase D-like protein DrmC, which translates to MLSPPLLAQIRRVALELPTPTLESIANVLSNCQSRGDSDNLKSELLQRLPKVSWRQAIVQLIEVWHTQAPSLDSSSLATALLTAAYCEQQNQEQLSVEIVWTGPSISDIPLRRTDQVLLQLIQNAQQELLLISFAVYKVPEIAAALVTAINRGVKLRIIVETPDSDHAKIPFGIKTAFGTKIITKAQVFVWPHEQRLTDSDGRFGSLHIKCAIADNTHLFISSANLTEYALALNMEMGLLVHSQDLASQVTEHIDRLIYQGILVLN; encoded by the coding sequence ATGCTGTCACCCCCATTACTAGCTCAAATTCGGCGTGTAGCTTTGGAACTACCAACCCCGACATTGGAATCAATTGCTAATGTCTTAAGTAACTGTCAAAGCAGAGGAGATTCTGATAACTTAAAAAGTGAATTACTCCAGCGATTACCTAAAGTCAGTTGGCGACAAGCGATCGTCCAATTAATTGAAGTATGGCATACTCAAGCCCCAAGTTTGGATAGTTCTTCTCTGGCTACTGCTTTATTAACTGCTGCTTATTGCGAGCAACAAAACCAAGAACAATTATCAGTTGAAATAGTTTGGACTGGCCCAAGTATTTCCGATATTCCTCTGCGTCGCACTGACCAAGTGCTATTACAATTAATTCAAAATGCTCAACAAGAATTACTTTTGATTAGTTTTGCTGTTTATAAAGTCCCTGAAATAGCAGCGGCATTGGTAACTGCTATTAATCGAGGTGTGAAACTGCGAATAATTGTGGAAACACCCGATTCTGACCATGCTAAAATTCCATTTGGGATTAAAACAGCTTTCGGTACTAAAATTATCACCAAAGCGCAAGTATTTGTTTGGCCTCACGAACAACGACTGACTGATTCAGACGGTCGGTTTGGTTCTTTGCATATTAAATGTGCGATCGCAGATAACACCCACCTCTTCATTTCCAGTGCGAATCTAACCGAATATGCACTGGCGCTGAATATGGAAATGGGACTGTTAGTTCACAGTCAAGATTTAGCCAGCCAAGTTACAGAACATATCGATCGGTTGATTTATCAAGGAATTCTAGTACTGAATTAA